The following proteins are co-located in the Cryptosporangium phraense genome:
- the der gene encoding ribosome biogenesis GTPase Der: protein MTESNWTAIADEYEITDAELAALDDDGDGDEGAPVSLPVLAVVGRPNVGKSTLVNRILGRREAVVQDVPGVTRDRVAYDANWNGRRFTLVDTGGWEPDAQGRAAAIANQARYAMSVADAVLLVVDARVGITDTDAAVARVLQRGGKPVVVAANKVDDTKGEADVAELWRLGLGEPWPVSALHGRGSGDLLDKVLEVLPEAPAEGRFGTGGPRRVALVGRPNVGKSSLLNALTKEDRAVVDSVAGTTVDPVDSLVELGDEVWRFVDTAGLRKKVTFSSGAEYYASLRTAAAIEAAEVAVVLLDASEPLSEQDQRVITGVVEAGRALVIAFNKWDLMDEDRRELLDREIDRDLQRVRWAPRINVSARTRRAVDKLAPMLHTALEGWEQRIPTGRLNSWMSELVAAHPHPVRGGKQTRILFATQAGSKPPRFVLFTTGPVDVAYQRYIERRLREDFGFVGTPIQISVRIKEKRKRR, encoded by the coding sequence ATGACCGAGAGCAACTGGACCGCGATCGCCGACGAATACGAGATCACCGACGCCGAGCTCGCCGCGCTCGACGACGACGGAGACGGCGACGAGGGCGCGCCGGTCTCCCTCCCGGTGCTGGCCGTCGTCGGACGGCCCAACGTCGGCAAATCGACGCTGGTCAACCGCATCCTCGGCCGCCGCGAGGCGGTCGTGCAGGACGTTCCCGGCGTGACCAGGGACCGGGTCGCGTACGACGCGAACTGGAACGGCAGGCGCTTCACGCTGGTCGACACCGGCGGCTGGGAGCCCGACGCCCAGGGCCGCGCGGCCGCGATCGCGAACCAGGCCCGCTACGCGATGTCGGTCGCCGACGCCGTGCTGCTGGTCGTCGACGCCCGGGTGGGCATCACCGACACCGACGCGGCCGTGGCCCGCGTGCTCCAGCGCGGCGGCAAGCCGGTCGTCGTCGCGGCCAACAAGGTCGACGACACGAAGGGCGAGGCCGACGTGGCCGAGCTCTGGCGGCTGGGCCTGGGCGAGCCCTGGCCGGTCTCGGCCCTGCACGGACGCGGCTCCGGTGACCTGCTCGACAAGGTGCTCGAGGTGCTGCCCGAGGCCCCGGCCGAGGGTCGGTTCGGCACCGGCGGGCCGCGACGGGTCGCGCTCGTCGGGCGGCCCAACGTCGGCAAGTCGAGCCTGCTCAACGCGCTGACCAAGGAAGACCGCGCGGTCGTCGACTCGGTCGCCGGCACCACGGTCGACCCGGTCGACAGTTTGGTCGAGCTGGGCGACGAGGTCTGGCGGTTCGTGGACACGGCCGGCCTGCGCAAGAAGGTCACGTTCTCCAGTGGCGCCGAGTACTACGCGAGCCTGCGCACGGCCGCGGCGATCGAGGCCGCCGAGGTCGCGGTCGTCCTGCTCGACGCCAGCGAGCCGCTCTCCGAGCAGGACCAGCGCGTCATCACCGGCGTCGTGGAGGCCGGTCGGGCGCTGGTGATCGCGTTCAACAAGTGGGACCTGATGGACGAGGACCGCCGGGAGCTGCTCGATCGGGAGATCGACCGCGACCTGCAGCGGGTCCGCTGGGCCCCGCGGATCAACGTCTCGGCCCGCACCCGGCGCGCGGTCGACAAGCTCGCGCCGATGCTGCACACCGCGCTGGAGGGCTGGGAGCAGCGCATCCCGACCGGCCGGCTCAACTCGTGGATGTCCGAGCTGGTCGCGGCCCACCCGCACCCGGTGCGCGGCGGCAAGCAGACGCGTATCTTGTTCGCGACCCAGGCCGGCAGCAAGCCGCCCCGGTTCGTGCTGTTCACCACCGGCCCCGTCGATGTGGCCTATCAGCGGTACATCGAGCGGCGCCTTCGGGAAGACTTCGGCTTCGTCGGCACGCCGATTCAGATCTCGGTCCGTATCAAGGAGAAACGGAAGCGACGATGA
- a CDS encoding TetR family transcriptional regulator: MTPRAEDSTRDRVVKAATAEFADFGIAGARVDRIAKAARTSKERVYAYFSSKEALYREVSGDVLAAVADATRMDPDDLPAYAGRVHDYYQAHPEHARIIGWGRLERSGIPADDPLRRAVAYKLEQLGGTGQFTGALQPIDALMLVNEIAMAWANQPDLIAAVPADERSQFLAARRAAIVAAVERLFPAAR, encoded by the coding sequence GTGACTCCCCGGGCCGAAGACTCGACGCGCGACCGCGTCGTCAAGGCCGCCACCGCCGAGTTCGCCGACTTCGGCATCGCCGGCGCCCGCGTCGACCGGATCGCCAAGGCCGCCCGCACCAGCAAGGAACGCGTCTACGCGTACTTCAGCAGCAAGGAGGCGCTGTACCGTGAGGTCTCCGGCGACGTGCTGGCGGCCGTCGCCGACGCCACCCGGATGGACCCGGACGACCTGCCCGCCTACGCCGGCCGGGTGCACGACTACTACCAGGCCCACCCGGAGCATGCCCGCATCATCGGCTGGGGCCGGCTCGAGCGGAGCGGCATCCCGGCGGACGACCCGCTCCGGCGCGCGGTCGCCTACAAGCTCGAGCAGCTCGGCGGCACCGGGCAGTTCACCGGCGCTCTCCAGCCGATCGACGCGCTGATGCTGGTCAACGAGATCGCGATGGCCTGGGCCAACCAGCCCGACCTGATCGCCGCCGTTCCCGCGGACGAGCGGTCGCAGTTCCTCGCCGCACGGCGGGCGGCGATCGTCGCCGCAGTGGAGCGCCTCTTTCCGGCTGCGAGGTAG
- the cmk gene encoding (d)CMP kinase — MSTPAEAAHPAAGFRGVIAVDGPSGSGKSSVCRAVARRLGLRYLDTGAMYRAVTWAAIDRGLDLDDQPAVAALSRGLTLGISTDPAAPGIAVDGVDVDGPIRTPKISESVSAIATNLDVRADLIARQRAIIADDGGIVAEGRDITTVVAPDADVRLLLTADENARIARRARELHGTADQEALKATHAQIATRDARDSTVVDFLVAADGVVTLDTSALTFEQVVSTVLQIVDEQAGARVR; from the coding sequence TTGAGTACACCCGCCGAGGCGGCACACCCGGCTGCGGGATTCCGGGGCGTGATAGCCGTCGACGGCCCCTCCGGATCGGGTAAATCCAGCGTCTGCCGTGCCGTCGCCCGGCGGCTCGGACTGCGTTACCTCGACACGGGCGCGATGTACCGGGCCGTGACCTGGGCCGCGATCGACCGGGGCCTCGACCTCGACGACCAGCCCGCGGTCGCCGCGCTCAGTCGTGGATTGACCCTGGGCATCTCCACCGACCCGGCCGCCCCCGGCATCGCCGTCGACGGGGTCGACGTCGACGGGCCGATCCGGACGCCGAAGATCTCCGAGTCGGTCAGCGCGATCGCGACGAACCTCGACGTCCGCGCGGACCTGATCGCCCGGCAGCGGGCGATCATCGCCGACGACGGCGGCATCGTCGCCGAGGGGCGGGACATCACGACGGTCGTCGCGCCCGACGCCGACGTGCGCCTCCTGCTCACCGCCGACGAGAACGCCCGGATCGCCCGGCGGGCCCGCGAGCTGCACGGCACGGCCGACCAGGAAGCCCTGAAAGCCACGCACGCCCAGATCGCCACCCGCGACGCCCGCGACTCGACCGTCGTCGATTTCCTGGTGGCGGCCGACGGAGTGGTCACGCTCGACACGTCGGCATTGACGTTCGAGCAGGTGGTCTCGACGGTCCTGCAGATCGTCGACGAGCAGGCCGGAGCGCGGGTCCGATGA
- a CDS encoding aldo/keto reductase codes for MESRTLGSQGLTVSALGYGAMGFKLAYGPNGDQDGVATIRRAHELGVTFFDTAELYGWGENEKLVGAALAPIRDEVVIATKFGFTRSFGFDSRPAHIREVVENSLRYLGVDTIDVLYQHRVDPDVPIEDVAGTVKEFIDAGKVRYFGLSEAGPETLRRAHAVHPVSVLQTEYSLFERDVEALFPVLDELGIGFVAYSPLGRGFSTGSARPAGEYDASDMRNTDPRWQPGNYEKNLEAVRALSELASSKGATVSQLALAWLLTRGEHVVPIPGTRSASRVEENVGAVSLELGQADLARIQEILPTGGYGARYAGTATPTWV; via the coding sequence ATGGAGAGCAGGACACTCGGCAGCCAGGGTCTGACCGTCTCGGCCCTCGGCTACGGCGCAATGGGCTTCAAGCTGGCCTACGGTCCGAACGGCGACCAGGACGGCGTCGCCACGATCCGGCGCGCGCACGAGCTCGGCGTCACGTTCTTCGACACCGCCGAGCTCTACGGCTGGGGGGAGAACGAGAAGCTGGTGGGCGCGGCGCTCGCGCCGATCCGCGACGAGGTCGTGATCGCGACGAAGTTCGGCTTCACCCGGTCGTTCGGGTTCGACAGCCGGCCCGCGCACATCCGGGAGGTCGTCGAGAACAGCCTGCGCTACCTCGGCGTCGACACGATCGACGTGCTGTACCAGCACCGGGTCGACCCGGACGTGCCGATCGAGGACGTCGCCGGGACCGTCAAGGAGTTCATCGACGCCGGGAAGGTCCGGTACTTCGGGCTCAGCGAGGCCGGGCCGGAGACCCTGCGCCGGGCGCACGCCGTGCATCCGGTCTCGGTGCTGCAGACCGAGTACTCGCTGTTCGAGCGGGACGTCGAGGCGCTGTTCCCGGTGCTCGACGAGCTGGGGATCGGGTTCGTCGCGTACTCCCCGCTGGGCCGGGGGTTCAGCACCGGCAGTGCGCGCCCGGCCGGCGAGTACGACGCGTCGGACATGCGGAACACCGACCCGCGCTGGCAGCCCGGTAACTACGAGAAGAACCTCGAGGCGGTGCGGGCCCTGTCCGAGCTCGCGTCCTCGAAGGGCGCGACGGTCTCGCAGCTGGCGCTGGCCTGGCTGCTGACCCGGGGCGAGCACGTTGTGCCGATCCCGGGCACGCGCAGCGCGTCGCGGGTCGAGGAGAACGTGGGGGCGGTGTCGCTGGAACTCGGCCAGGCCGACCTGGCCCGCATCCAGGAGATCCTGCCGACCGGCGGCTACGGAGCCCGCTACGCCGGAACCGCCACCCCCACCTGGGTCTGA